One Tenebrio molitor chromosome 2, icTenMoli1.1, whole genome shotgun sequence genomic region harbors:
- the LOC138123085 gene encoding chitinase-3-like protein 1: MMNKLFAFLASCCVTVGIVSAATDKVVCYHGIWSNYRWGNGLFRVEDIDPTLCTHLIYSFVGLEEDGSIRHLEPTLDDSGGNINRFNALKKQNKKLKTLVAIGGWNEGSERYSRVAADSTKRANFVKSAVNFVRTWGFDGFDLDWEYPAQRGGAAADKKNYATLIKEFRKEFDKYGLLLTAAVAATSGSVDLSYDVPALSKYLDLINVMAYDLHGSWDGVTGQNAPLYPSSVDVSANQKLLTVDAAIRGWIQRGADPQKISLGLGVYGRTYTLTNKNNHKVGSPVSGAGNGGKYTGEAGMLGYNEIVELQKEGGWTTVWDDQQKTPYMYKGNQWVGFDNPRSIGVKVEYAKSLNLGGVMIWSIETDDFKGIGGTKFPILKAISQALGGISNENSDPEPAPEPVPEPDQSDSSQDAATNTGNPCNKVGYVRDPVVCSKFYYCLSHNGGFVPIEENCNFGLVFDDVNIRCDYPELVNC; the protein is encoded by the exons atgatgaACAAACTTTTTGCATTTCTTGCATCTTGTTGCGTCACAGTTGGAATTGTTTCAGCTGCAACAG ATAAAGTGGTCTGTTACCATGGAATCTGGTCCAATTATAGATGGGGCAACGGCCTGTTCAGAGTAGAAGACATCGATCCAACTCTTTGCACACACTTGATTTATTCATTTGTTGGACTTGAAGAAGATGGCAGCATTAGGCACCTTGAACCTACATTGGACGACAGTGGAGGAAACATCAACCGTTTCAACGCTTTGAAGAAGCAAAATAAGAAACTGAAGACTTTGGTGGCAATCGGTGGATGGAACGAAGGATCCGAAAGATATTCGAGAGTCGCAGCAGACTCTACCAAAAGGGCTAACTTTGTTAAGAGTGCGGTGAATTTTGTCCGGACTTGGGGATTTGATGGTTTTGACTTAGACTGGGAATATCCGGCACAGCGTGGCGGAGCCGCAGCCGATAAA aaaaattatgCCACTCTGATCAAAGAGTTCAGAAAGGAATTTGACAAATATGGTTTGCTCTTGACTGCAGCAGTTGCAGCTACTTCTGGTTCGGTGGATTTATCTTATGATGTTCCGGCATTGTCAAA GTATTTGGACCTGATCAATGTGATGGCCTACGACCTCCATGGCTCCTGGGACGGAGTCACCGGTCAAAACGCCCCTCTCTATCCCTCATCTGTGGATGTTAGCGCCAATCAGAAACTTCTGACGGTAGACGCTGCGATTCGTGGGTGGATCCAGCGAGGAGCCGATCCCCAAAAAATTTCTCTGGGATTGGGAGTGTATGGAAGAACTTATACCCTAACCAATAAAAACAATCACAAAGTGGGGTCTCCCGTTAGTGGTGCTGGCAATGGTGGAAAATATACAGGAGAGGCAGGAATGTTGGGATATAATGAA ATTGTGGAGCTTCAGAAAGAAGGAGGGTGGACCACCGTGTGGGATGACCAACAAAAGACACCCTACATGTACAAGGGTAACCAGTGGGTGGGTTTCGATAACCCTAGGTCGATCGGAgttaaa GTTGAATATGCCAAATCGTTAAATTTGGGAGGTGTGATGATTTGGTCGATCGAAACCGACGATTTTAAGGGTATTGGTGGTACGAAGTTTCCCATTCTGAAAGCTATCAGTCAAGCTCTTGGG GGAATTTCCAATGAGAACTCAGACCCGGAGCCTGCACCTGAACCAGTTCCAGAACCAGATCAGTCAGACAGTTCTCAAGATGCAGCTACTAATACTGGAAATCCTTGCAATAAAGTTGGATATGTTAGGGATCCAGTggtttgttcaaaattttactACTGTTTGTCCCATAATGGAGGATTTGTACCCATTgaagaaaattgtaattttgggCTAGTGTTCGACGACGTAAATATAAGGTGCGACTACCCAGAATTGGTAAATTGTTAG